In the genome of Neodiprion pinetum isolate iyNeoPine1 chromosome 2, iyNeoPine1.2, whole genome shotgun sequence, one region contains:
- the Ttc26 gene encoding uncharacterized protein Ttc26 isoform X4 has product MLTLMCPNCRHRFPAPGCCDSSLMPSMPRDQFSTTCGGDFLVPRGYLHGGGCVINSPTILQGPAIIHGLGAAQDALYNNQNEFTNLILRSDQPKLEQQFQMDGKSGSRSSSPIDGRISSHSQIGDTRDLTATGKKRNIEALIPEPNPQRGIFQNPHPMLFPPPSGCQELPGTRASVDSGSAGTAFDFRFPEAEDYADWTRRKNGEVPKLTGSVGPANMTKSSAVSAAAGTVIQVNATLQLPPNVGQCTVSITATANSVPSSSSSRSRNNFHGGGIVEPEAFGNTGYGCDREDNSPTTPVSWVLPFPWGTNGNSGNNSTDLERISAAQRVLQISGWYHEGLSWQQSAALLNNSPVGSWLMRDSSDKRYMYAVSVQTARGPTAVRVHYLCGKFRLDAEPRMAPLMPMFDCPIKMIEYYIEYSKKMKEQKEVWVDHSGQLYSQIYLTKPIAKEVRSLSHFARLAINRSKISTKELPAPLRNYITEYPYTE; this is encoded by the coding sequence ATGTTGACTCTGATGTGCCCAAACTGTCGACACCGATTCCCGGCACCGGGATGCTGCGATTCGTCGCTGATGCCGTCGATGCCGAGGGATCAGTTCTCGACGACCTGCGGGGGCGATTTTCTCGTGCCCCGAGGCTACCTTCACGGCGGAGGCTGCGTGATAAACTCACCGACCATCCTCCAGGGTCCCGCGATAATTCACGGATTGGGAGCGGCGCAGGACGCGCTTTACAACAACCAAAACGAATTCACGAATTTGATACTCCGTAGCGATCAGCCGAAACTTGAGCAGCAGTTTCAGATGGATGGGAAAAGCGGCAGCCGTTCCTCGTCGCCGATCGACGGTCGGATATCGTCTCACAGTCAGATCGGAGACACCCGGGATTTGACCGCAACGGGGAAGAAGCGTAACATCGAGGCATTGATCCCCGAGCCGAATCCCCAGAGGGGAATATTCCAGAACCCCCATCCGATGCTTTTCCCACCGCCGAGCGGGTGTCAGGAGCTTCCGGGAACGCGGGCGTCCGTGGATTCCGGCTCGGCGGGCACCGCCTTCGACTTCCGGTTCCCCGAGGCCGAGGATTACGCGGACTGGACGCGGAGGAAAAACGGCGAGGTGCCGAAATTGACAGGGTCGGTCGGTCCGGCGAACATGACGAAATCTTCGGCGGTTTCCGCCGCTGCCGGAACCGTCATCCAGGTCAACGCGACCCTCCAACTTCCGCCGAACGTCGGTCAGTGCACCGTCAGTATAACTGCGACAGCTAACTCCGTGCCGAGTTCGAGCAGCTCTAGGAGTCGGAACAACTTCCACGGCGGTGGAATCGTCGAACCCGAGGCTTTCGGGAATACCGGATACGGCTGCGATCGCGAGGACAACAGCCCGACCACTCCCGTTTCCTGGGTACTGCCATTTCCCTGGGGAACGAACGGGAACTCCGGGAACAACAGCACCGACTTGGAGAGAATCAGCGCCGCTCAGAGGGTACTCCAGATATCCGGATGGTACCACGAGGGTCTTAGTTGGCAGCAGAGCGCCGCTCTACTAAACAATTCTCCGGTAGGATCGTGGCTGATGAGGGATAGCTCGGACAAGCGGTACATGTACGCCGTTTCCGTTCAAACTGCCCGTGGACCGACGGCCGTAAGGGTTCACTACCTCTGCGGGAAGTTTCGACTCGACGCCGAACCCCGCATGGCGCCGTTGATGCCGATGTTCGATTGCCCTATTAAAATGATCGAGTATTATATAGAGTACTCGAAGAAGATGAAGGAGCAGAAGGAGGTTTGGGTCGATCACAGCGGGCAGCTATACAGTCAGATTTATCTAACGAAACCTATTGCCAAGGAGGTCAGGTCCTTGTCACATTTTGCGAGGCTCGCTATTAACAGGAGCAAAATATCTACCAAGGAATTGCCGGCACCACTCAGGAATTATATTACGGAGTATCCTTACACCGAGTGA